The Methanosarcina barkeri MS DNA window ATTTTTTGAATTTTTAGGGCTTGATCCAACATACGTAGGAATTATAAGTGCGGTTATTGTAGGGACATTGATTGGTAAAAATATAGGCAAGGGCTCGGGGAAGTATGCTTTTTTTACAATATTTACGTATAATCTGATTGACTGGATTTTAGTATTTTTGTTTACCTCCGATGGAAAGCTTGCGTTACAATATGGGGGTATAGCTTTGTCTGCTCTCATCGGCTTTGTGCTCATTATGATTTTTTTCTATTCAATAATCGGGTTCTTTGGAGCATTTGTTGCTTCCAGCCTGAAAAGGAATAAACAGGATGAAGGATTATGAATTTTTATGAAGTACAGGTTATTGGGGAAGATGAAACATTTAGGGGTTCAAAAAGTAGATATGTATGGCTTTTTGGTGGAATTTTTATCTTTCTTTGTTTCCTGGCATTGCACTATAGTACTTATATATCCTTTTTATTTTCAAATTCAGAAGGTGTCCCATATACTTTAATTTCATATCTGGTGGTGTTGTCTGTCGGACCTTTTATGACTTTGATAGCATCTTTTGATATAGTAAGCAGTGAAACTGAAACCGGGTCGGTGAGATATATTATCTCCAAAGTCCACAGATCATCTTTTATCTTAGGAAAGTTTTTCTTTCTTTTTCTGGTATTTATCATCATTTCCACTGGAATTGCACTTATAAACCTGATATACCAGTATTCTGCAGTTAATTCTTTTCAGTTAGAAAACGTCGTTTTGTTCTGGATTTCTTCAAGCCTTTATCTTGGGTGCTTCATAAGTATTTTTTTATTCATCTCAACACTGTCCGCAAACAACAAAATTTCATTTACAATGTCTGTAGTTTTTCTTGGAATTTTGATATTTTTTATTTCACAGGGAAATGAAAGTTATCTAAAATATATTACTCCTTTTTTTTACGGGATTAAAAATATGGAGTTCATGAAAGGCTTCCCGGTTGAAGCTGGATATCTTACGGTTTTTGAAAGCCTGTTTTCAATGTTCCTGTACATACTGGTTTTTTTGTCCATGAGTTTGGTAGCTATTAAAAGGAGGGATTTCTAATTACTGTGGCTATTTCTACCAAAAACCTGTCCAAAAAATACGGCTCTCGCTTTGTCCTAGAAAGTCTTTCCCTGAATGTAGAAAAAGGAAGCATTTATGGCTTTTTGGGCCAGAATGGTGCCGGAAAAACAACTACAATAAAATTACTTTCAGGGCTTTCAATACCTACGCAAGGACAAATTTTTGTTGATGGTATGGACATGTCTTCCGAATCAGGAAAAGTTAAACAGGTTCTGGGCCTGGTCCCACAGGATTCGGGCTTTTATGATGAACGGACAGCCTTAAGCCATATGATATATTACGGGAGATTAAAAGGCCTGAGTAAAAAAGAAAGCCTGGAACAATCAAGGGTTTTACTGGATCAGGTTGGGCTTGGAAATGAGATGTTCAAAAAAGTAGGCTATTTTTCCCATGGCATGAAAACGCGGCTGGGAATTGCACAGGCTCTTTTGAATAGCCCAAAAGTACTGATTCTTGATGAGCCTACTAATGGTCTCGACCCTGTTGGAATCCGGCAAATCCGACAAATTCTTTTTGAATGCAATAACAATGGGATTACGATATTTCTTTCATCTCATAATCTTCTGGAAATACAGGAGATTTGTACCTATGTCGGAATTCTGGATAAAGGCAAGCTTATCGCCGAAAGTACAATTGAAAAGATCCGCCATATTGAGTCAAGTGGAGTAATTACAGTTGGAGTTTACAATCTATCTTCTGAAATAGTTCATTTAATTGAGAGTCTGGAGTTTGTCATAAAAACTGAACTGAAATCCGAACATACCCTTGAAATTTTCGTAAATTCCAATAAAGATGTCAAGCCGGAAATTAACAGATTAATTGTTGAAAGTGGAGGTCAGGTTTTTAAACTTATAGAAAATTCTCTCTCGTTGGAAGATGCGTTCTTTGAAGCTACCGGAATAAAATTTTAATTTTGGGTAGACAGTCCATCTTCATTTTTGCTTATATATCTTCAGCCTCTTGATGCTGGTTCAGATAGGATTTCTACAGAGCCGAATGAAGGCTAATTAATATTTGGAATGGGGAATTATGATAAAGAAATAGGGTCCTTCCAAATCAGTATTAAAACTAAGGGCATACAATGCTTATTTTAGCATGAAAGTACGGAATAAAACTGGCTTCCAATGCTCCTTTTGATTTTCTGCTCCTTATCAAATTTAGGCCTTCAACAACAATTCACTGATCAGTTTAGCGATGGTTTGAAAAAACATAGTTAGGACAACCTTACTACCCAGGGTAATGACGAGATAGATAGGCAAAAAAGGGTGAGGTGAAAAGTACTTTCATTTCTTTGTGCCTGTTATTCGAAGAATATCATGTGCGTTTAGATGATAGGTATGCATTTAGAGTTTCCCCAATTAAGGTACACTCTAAAAATCAATTTTTTAGAGAAATAATCGTATCCTCTTCAAATTTAATGTATTTTCGACCACATAAAAAATATAATAGTTGTTCCATTTTCCCTTATCATATTTTGGAGTAAAAAATGGAACTTGAAGCTTTAAAACAATCGCTGTCTTCATTGGATATCAATCCTGATGAAATTAAAGATGAAAGATATTGCCAATTCTTTTCACATTTTGTTTGCTATCATTGAAAAGCAGAATGAAGAGATTGAATTCCTCAAGACAGAGAACCAGAAACTTCGAGATGAAATCAACTTACTCAAAGGTGAACAAATCAAACCTAAGATTCTTGGTTCTAAAAAGAATGAAGACCTTTCTTCTGAAAAAGAAAGACGAAATAGAGACCATCTATAGGGAAAAGAACCTAAATCTAAACTGGACAAAGTAGAGGTTCATCGAACTGAAATCTGTAAAGTTGACAGATCTATTTTACCTGACGATGCGTATCCTAAAGGTTATAGGGATGTAATAGTTCAAGATATATCCATAAACCCTTTGAACACCAACTACAGGATAGAGATATTTTATTCTCCTTCGGAACATAAAACGTATTCAGGTGAACTTCCAGGTAGTATAAAGGGTGAATTTGGTCTTGGAATCAAATCTCTGATAATCACTCATAACCATGTTGCTAATGTTTCAGAGCCCAAAATACATGAGTTTCTAGAAAATATTGGTGTTCATATATCTAAAGCCACTATTTCTCGAATCTTGACAAAAGATATTGATATATTTCATCAGGAGAAAGCTGATATTTTTCTGGAAGGTCTTAAGGCTACGCCTTATCAGCAGATTGATGATACAGGTGCAAGAGTCAATGGTGTCAATTATTATACTGAGATTCTTTGTAATCCTCCCACTTTCCACAGTAAATTTTCGTAAATTCATATTTACCCGCTATCGGTTTTCAATTAAACATGGATTTATTGGACTTTTACACAGTAAGCAAAAGCCCTATGTAGTGTATTTAGAGACCAGAAAATGATATCAATCAATTTTCACAACTTTCTGCAAATAGTCTAAATTAATCATATCTCTTGCAAAAACGCTATCAGAAAAATTGGTGATTTTCAAAAAAATACTGTGGAATGTGGGATGAACCTCTCCAGGAAGGAATGATATTTGCTCTCGAACCCAAAAAGGAATTGAAAATATAGGAATGGTAGGAATTGAAAATACTTTATAGTAACTTCTAAAGGTGGATAGTTTATTACAGGAGAAAATCCGGGACTTATTCCTGTGTTTTGAATAATTATAGTCACCATTTTAAATAATGCGACATTTTGTGTGTGAATGTATGTTTCTCCCAAAACTCATCTAGTTCTTCCTTCAATACTTTCACATTCTTGAATGATTTTATTGACGTTAAGTCTTCTCTTGTCATTTTCCAACAATACTCTGTTGGGTTCCTATCTGGAGTAGCTGGAGGGAAAAGCAATATTTGCAACCAATATTTGTTTTTTTGAAAGAATTCCCTTGCCTTTTTTGATTTATGCCACGGCGCTCTGTCCATTAGAAGAAATATATTTCTTCCTATAAGTCTTGTATAAAGCTAATGTTTAATCGATGAATAGAAAACTGACATTGAAATAAAACTGTTCGAAGTTTATATTTTGAGCCATTTCAACAACTCCGGCTCCACAGACGGGTTCACAAAATATTTTGTAAACTTGCCTTTTACTTCAGAGAAAATGATATCGTCTTCCCTTAATTTTTTTATATGCCAGTGAGTAGTGCTTTTGTCTAAATTCAGTTTTTCTGAGATTTCCTGATTTGTAATTTCAGGATTTTCCAGAATATTAAGGAGTATTTGTTTTCTTGTACTGCCTTTAAGATGTGATATAATTATTTTATCGTTTTTTGTGAAAGTGTTGGAATTTTGAAAGGCTCTTGTGAACTTTCCTTCCCTCGTTAAGATCAATTTATCTTCAGCTTTGAGTGTTTTGATCTGATATCTTATAGATCCCAGGCTAATTTCCAGGTTTCTTGAAATTTCGGATGGAGTAAACCCAGGCTCATTCAGCACATAATTAATAATTCTCTTTTTGTTGACATTTTTACTTAGGCTCCTTATCTGACCAAGAATTATGGGAGCCAATTTGAAAAAGGAAAAGAAAACAGTCAAATACCCGATTATGTAAGCGATTTTGATTGACAAAGGAAATTCCCAGAATGAGTACGTCACGTCAGCACCGCTCATGTCAACAGCATCGCCCAATTTTTCAAGTTCTTCATCGGGTAGGCAGGGACCAACGGTATATCCTCCGGTGTCTGCACTGGTTATACCTAGGGTACTCAGAACCAGAATAAAAAGTAAGCTCTTTTTCAACATAGCAGCGCATAAATTGAGTAATTATGTTTGAAAATTCAGATTGTATAATCTTCTGTTCCAGTTACCCTGTACCCATATACTTCATACTTCCAAGTTCCCGGTTCAATTCCATTTGAATTTTGAATATTCAGGAGAATTCTCCCGTCAATAGCTCCATCAGCGTTATCATAATAAGAACCTAGCACCGAGCCACTAGGAGTATATATTTTAAGCCGAAGAGAGTCTGTCGAATCTCCCCAATTAAGATCTACAGCCAGAAGGGTAAGACCACTACCTACGTATTTTCCATGAAGATTTGTTTCTCCCTGACTGACGGAATCATAAACTGTCATAATACCTATATCTGTGTCAACGATACCAATTTAAGTATCATATGAAGATGCTACGATATAGCTGCTTGAGGTTTTTACGTTTTCCACATTTTCAGCTGCTGTTGCTGTAGTGGCAGATAAAAAAAGCAGGGTTGCCAATAATATAATAAATAATATCTTTCTTGACATTTTCAACTCTCCTGTTAACACTTATTAAAAGAGTTTACTTAAATTTTATGGTAAAATGTCCAATTATTTAGCAAATAACTCTATAAATCTTAAAAAAATTCAAATTTAGATATAATTATGCTTTCAGTTGGATGATTTGGTCACAAATTAATTATAAGAGTAAGTTCCTAGAAAAATATGGACATTTAAAAAGATGTTCAGTGGAGCTCAAATTCTCTCTGGAAGGTTTATTCGAACTCCACATTGCCCGGAGGCATGAGTTAGTGTTAGCTTTGCAATTATTTAAGGCTTGCTTGATCCTGTCTCTGGAGTAAAGAACAGAAGTGATCATATAATGAAGGAAAAGCTTAAGATAAGTGCAATATTTGCAGCAATACTTCTTGTGAGTATTGCTTTTGTTCCAGCTGTAAGTGCACAGACTGACATTTCTCAAAATAAAGAGTATGCTGATGCAGTAGACATTTCGAACAAAAAATCAATTTCTAATGAAGACCTCAAAAAAGTATCAGAAAACGTGAATGTATTGAAAAAAACCGATAACGAAAAGATAGTATCTTTCAAGAAACAAGATGGATCAATTGGATACGCTATTTCATGGAAAGATGAAGAGAATCCTAACAGAGTAAATTTTGCTTTTGTAAATCAGAATGAATTAGTATCCAAAAAGCTCGTATCTGCTTCAAGTCTCAATGATAGTTCGGCAGTTGCAGCAGCAATTTCTGCGGCTAGGACAAGTTTTTGGCATGGAAGTTATATTGAACAGTATGGTGACACCTTAACAGGGGGAGTGCACATCTACTTCAGCGAAAGAGATGCAAATTGGGTTGCAGATGTGGGAACAGGTGCAGCTGGAGCAATAGGTGCTATCATAGGTTCATTTTTTACACCTGCTGCTTCAATAATACTTAGTGCTCTACTCGCTGTAGCAGTGCAAACTGTTTATTGGCAGGAACAGAATTCCGATGGCAGCTTAGATGTAAGAATACCTTACGCAAATATAGCCTCAATGCTATTAACAGGTACGATTTATGTGAAAATTGGTAGTCATTGGTATTGGATTTAATTGAGTGTTGGCTGATTAAAAATCAGCCATTTTTTAATTAGGTGATAACATGGAAAGACAACGTATATTAGGGATTTTAATTTCAATTTTTATGGTTATTGGCATGATCGTACTTAGTGAAGTTGTGGCTAAAAATGTAATAAATGACTATATGTCAATCAAAATCTCACTTATGGTATCTTTTCTTATTGGGGTTCTTTTCTACTGGGCTGTTGTTAAATTGGGAATTAATTAGAGAGGACTTGCTAAATCTCTGTTTTTTACCGGTTGCCATAATAAGCCAATATGGAATCCGTAAAGATTTTGTAACTTATTAACCTGAATTTGACAATATCTACTTAAAATAAGCGCAATATTTGCGGCAATACTTCTTGTGAGTATTACTTTTGTTCCGGCTGTAAACATCTCTTTTGAAAAAACAAATGAACAAAAGATGCCAGAAAAAGTGATTTGATGGAAACTTGCTGATTAGATTAGTTTACCGACTGTTTTGGAAAATCATATAATTAGGACAATTTAAAGCTAGAATGAGAATAAAGTTAATAGCCAAAAAAAGGTAAGGTGAAAAGTACTTTTATTTCTTTGCGCCTTTCAGTCAATGAATTTAACATTTTCTTTGATGATCCTGAAAACAAAATAATAGACTACCCGATAAAAGAAATTCCGTTTCCTAGTTCTGCGCTGGCAGTTACTATACACGTTATAGCATCTATAGCCCTGCCAAAAAAAAGTACGTGGAAAATTACAGAAGTGCAAAAGTCAAAATAGCAAAAATAGAATGAAAATGAAGCTTTAGGCTTCATCTCTTAAGTTTTCTGTAGTTTATTCTGGTTTTCTTTTAAGCTTTTTCTTAGCAAGTTTTTCAATTATCCCGGTATCGATTTTTCCACCTATACTCAGTTTCTTGTTAGCAACTGCGCTTTCAAGAATATGCTGTCCTACAATAGTACGGACAACAAGAGTGGTGTAGCCGTCAGGGCTTCCAACTGAGCCGGCTGAAATATCAGCTTTGAGAGCGGTAAAGTCCGTACAGACACTGCAGCCTGGGCGAGTAGTATCCTCAAGTTCGGTAAGGGGAATTACATACTGCGTACCGTCATCGAGGGTGATTTCGAGCTTGCCCTTAACGTCAATGCGGCAAACCTTCATGGGTTCGAGAGCGTACTCGCTTTTTAGCTTGCCTGCAATAAGTTTTTCGTAGTCGAAACTTTCCGTGCAGAAAAGTCCCATGACAAAGCGAATGGATTTTTTGTATGGGCCCACAAGTTGATTGTCGGTTTCAAGCATTTTGCGAACTGCTTGAACTACGCAGGGGACTCCAACAACTGCAATGTTCCTGTACTTCCTGTTTACAACCGCTTCCTTAAGGGAATAAACAAGAGGAACCCACCAGTTGTAACGGCTTCCTGCCTGACCGACAAGGGCTTCACTTTTGGTTATTACCATTGAGTGAGGCTTGAGGGTCCAGGGATCTTCCGTAACCGTAACTACAGCATCTACAAGGCCTATATCCAGGGCGTTTGCAAGAATTGCTGTTACTGCTCCTCCACTCTGCTTTTTCGGAATATCAAACTCAGCTCTTCCAGCAGTAATTTCAAGGTAATCTCCAAGAAGGCTTGAAGGCTGTTCTTCGAGTCTCGGACAAACCTCGTAACAGGCTCCGCAGGGAACATCGTCAACAGCAGCTTTACAGTAGTTATTGCTCTTCGGATGTGTGGAATCCCCGCCTATTTCGAAGTATAGAGCATCAGCAGGGCAGACTGCAATGCAGGCCCCGCAGCCTGAGCAAAGGCCTTCGTCCCAGACTTTCGACTTAAGGTCAAGGTAACTTTTGCTAATTGGTTTCTGTTCTGCCATTTCTGATCACTCCCATACATATTTACTTGCGAAAGGACGGCTGCTTGCAGGTCCGATCCTTGTGTAGTTGGTGTCCAGGAAATCTGCGGGATCATATCCGAACTGCTCGCAGAAATTCTTTATAGTCGGGGCAATGCGTTCAAGATCGCTTTCGGTAAACTTGAATTTCTTGGCTCCTACTCCAAGTAAGAAATCGTCAACCTCTCCGCGGATAATAATTTCTCCGCCGTGGATTCCGCTTCCTATACCCCTGTCTGTCATGGCTTTATCCTCGCCGATACCAAGCACGAGCACCAGACCACCTGCCATATACTCACCGAGGAAGGAGTGGGCTGTGCCACCTACAACAAGTATAGGTCTGGCTTCCACATCATACTGTTTCATGTGGATGCCACCACGGTAGCCAATATTATTCTTTATAAAGACTTTTCCTCCTCGCATGCTGTGGGCAACTGCATCTCCTGCACTTCCGTGAATCACAAGCATTCCTTTATCCATTGTATTGCCAGGAGCATGTTCGGCATCTCCATGTACGATACAGGTCGGTCCACTCATGAAAATTCCCAGATCTCCTCCGGGAACCCCATTGACTATGATGCGAACATTACCTCTTAGTCCATCTCCTATAAAGCGCTGTCCAAGCACGTTGTCTAGTATAATTTCCTCTGCTCCGTCCTTAATCGCAGCCCTGATTTTCTGGTTTAAAGGGGTGTAGTGCATACCTTTTGCATCAATTTTTACCGTCTTCATTTCAATCAGGCTCCAGCTGGCAGTACATCCAGGATTTTAAGCATTCCTTCATCCAGCATATATCCACGCAGGCGGTCTCTATTGCCGCGCAGGCTTTCTATACTATTGATCCCTGCAGCTCCCATAAGTTCGCTCAGTTCCATAGTCCAGCCTCTAATAAGGTTTGAAACCTGAACTGCTCCTCTTTCAGGATCAAGCCTGCTCACAAGCTCTGGACGCTGGGTAGCAATACCCCAGGGACAAAGGTTTCTATAACAATTGCCACAGACTCTGCAGCCCAGAGCAACAAGAGCAGCAGTCCCGATATTAACAGCATCTGCTCCGAGAGCAATTGACTTTGCAAGATCTGCACTGCTCCTTATTCCACCACTTGCAATAATTGATATCTCGTTTCTTACGCCCTGTTCCCTGAGTTTCTGATCAACGCTTGCGATTGCAACTTCAATCGGAATTCCAACATTGTCCCTGAACACCTTGGGAGCTGCTCCAGTTCCACCACGGAACCCATCGATTACTACCGCATCTGCAGAAGAGCGGGCAATACCAGCAGCAATTGGAGCCACATTATGAACGGCTGCAATCTTAACGAAGACCGGTTTCTTCCATTCGGTTGCTTCTTTCAAGCTTCTAATAAGCTGAACAAGGTCTTCAATACTGTAAATATCATGGTGAGGAGCTGGGCTAATAGCATCACTGCCAACAGGGATCATACGGGTCCTTGAGACTTCCTCATTTACTTTTTCTCCAGGCAGGTGTCCACCTATACCCGGTTTTGCTCCCTGACCAATCTTGATCTCAATGGCAGCGCCTCTTTCAAGGTAATCGATATTTACACCGAAACGGCCTGAAGCGACCTGGACAATCATGTGGTCCTGGTAAGGGTAGAGGTCTCTGTGCAGCCCTCCCTCTCCTGTTCCCATATAGGTTCCGAGCTCTGTTACGGCTTTTGCCATACTGAGTTGGGCATTGAGGCTAATAGCTCCAAAACTCATATGTCCGATCATAATAGGAGTATTAAGTTTAAGATTTGGAGCAAGCTTTGTTTCGAGCTCTACGTCACCACTTTCGGTCTTTCTGAAGTTGAGTTTGGATGGCTTCTTTCCAATGTAAGTCCT harbors:
- a CDS encoding ABC transporter ATP-binding protein translates to MAISTKNLSKKYGSRFVLESLSLNVEKGSIYGFLGQNGAGKTTTIKLLSGLSIPTQGQIFVDGMDMSSESGKVKQVLGLVPQDSGFYDERTALSHMIYYGRLKGLSKKESLEQSRVLLDQVGLGNEMFKKVGYFSHGMKTRLGIAQALLNSPKVLILDEPTNGLDPVGIRQIRQILFECNNNGITIFLSSHNLLEIQEICTYVGILDKGKLIAESTIEKIRHIESSGVITVGVYNLSSEIVHLIESLEFVIKTELKSEHTLEIFVNSNKDVKPEINRLIVESGGQVFKLIENSLSLEDAFFEATGIKF
- a CDS encoding glutamate synthase-related protein, whose protein sequence is MTLGSVPPKFKVSIDRDQCMDCGRCIENCSYGVYRREGDKILIESRKCTGCLRCVAMCPRDAITLTEKPIDYRSHPLWTREVREDIIKQARSGKIILSGMGNARDLPVIYDRLLLDACQVTNPSIDPLREPMELRTYIGKKPSKLNFRKTESGDVELETKLAPNLKLNTPIMIGHMSFGAISLNAQLSMAKAVTELGTYMGTGEGGLHRDLYPYQDHMIVQVASGRFGVNIDYLERGAAIEIKIGQGAKPGIGGHLPGEKVNEEVSRTRMIPVGSDAISPAPHHDIYSIEDLVQLIRSLKEATEWKKPVFVKIAAVHNVAPIAAGIARSSADAVVIDGFRGGTGAAPKVFRDNVGIPIEVAIASVDQKLREQGVRNEISIIASGGIRSSADLAKSIALGADAVNIGTAALVALGCRVCGNCYRNLCPWGIATQRPELVSRLDPERGAVQVSNLIRGWTMELSELMGAAGINSIESLRGNRDRLRGYMLDEGMLKILDVLPAGA
- a CDS encoding ABC transporter permease subunit; amino-acid sequence: MTLIASFDIVSSETETGSVRYIISKVHRSSFILGKFFFLFLVFIIISTGIALINLIYQYSAVNSFQLENVVLFWISSSLYLGCFISIFLFISTLSANNKISFTMSVVFLGILIFFISQGNESYLKYITPFFYGIKNMEFMKGFPVEAGYLTVFESLFSMFLYILVFLSMSLVAIKRRDF
- a CDS encoding Coenzyme F420 hydrogenase/dehydrogenase, beta subunit C-terminal domain translates to MAEQKPISKSYLDLKSKVWDEGLCSGCGACIAVCPADALYFEIGGDSTHPKSNNYCKAAVDDVPCGACYEVCPRLEEQPSSLLGDYLEITAGRAEFDIPKKQSGGAVTAILANALDIGLVDAVVTVTEDPWTLKPHSMVITKSEALVGQAGSRYNWWVPLVYSLKEAVVNRKYRNIAVVGVPCVVQAVRKMLETDNQLVGPYKKSIRFVMGLFCTESFDYEKLIAGKLKSEYALEPMKVCRIDVKGKLEITLDDGTQYVIPLTELEDTTRPGCSVCTDFTALKADISAGSVGSPDGYTTLVVRTIVGQHILESAVANKKLSIGGKIDTGIIEKLAKKKLKRKPE
- a CDS encoding winged helix-turn-helix transcriptional regulator, with protein sequence MLKKSLLFILVLSTLGITSADTGGYTVGPCLPDEELEKLGDAVDMSGADVTYSFWEFPLSIKIAYIIGYLTVFFSFFKLAPIILGQIRSLSKNVNKKRIINYVLNEPGFTPSEISRNLEISLGSIRYQIKTLKAEDKLILTREGKFTRAFQNSNTFTKNDKIIISHLKGSTRKQILLNILENPEITNQEISEKLNLDKSTTHWHIKKLREDDIIFSEVKGKFTKYFVNPSVEPELLKWLKI
- a CDS encoding GltB/FmdC/FwdC-like GXGXG domain-containing protein, with product MKTVKIDAKGMHYTPLNQKIRAAIKDGAEEIILDNVLGQRFIGDGLRGNVRIIVNGVPGGDLGIFMSGPTCIVHGDAEHAPGNTMDKGMLVIHGSAGDAVAHSMRGGKVFIKNNIGYRGGIHMKQYDVEARPILVVGGTAHSFLGEYMAGGLVLVLGIGEDKAMTDRGIGSGIHGGEIIIRGEVDDFLLGVGAKKFKFTESDLERIAPTIKNFCEQFGYDPADFLDTNYTRIGPASSRPFASKYVWE